Proteins encoded in a region of the Isosphaeraceae bacterium EP7 genome:
- a CDS encoding urea transporter, with amino-acid sequence MPERWNGAVGARRIMSVVLRGVAQVMFQPHAGTGLLFVIGLAFGSPLFAAGALLGSLIGSAVAVALKFPADEIEQGIYGFNSALVGLALLVLLRPVPTTWILIVVGCVLASLVTRLARQFLPFPTYTAPFVLVTWAALLTAHGMAGNSIDPPHSPVPVESAGFLRSVLAGEAEVMLGASSLTGAFFLIGIALSDPRHAILALVGSTVGTLTAMYHGDPDPSVSLGLYGYNAALTAMAVYLWRRSLLVPILGALISVPLTEFFPKSLGLPALTAPFVVASWIVLIAGIVEREFLRERQAR; translated from the coding sequence ATGCCTGAGCGTTGGAACGGGGCGGTTGGTGCCCGACGCATCATGTCGGTCGTGCTCCGAGGCGTCGCCCAGGTGATGTTCCAGCCCCATGCTGGGACTGGCCTTCTGTTCGTGATCGGCCTGGCGTTCGGCTCTCCGTTGTTCGCGGCCGGGGCCTTGCTCGGCTCGCTCATCGGGTCGGCAGTGGCGGTGGCATTGAAGTTTCCCGCCGACGAGATTGAGCAGGGGATTTACGGGTTCAACTCGGCGCTGGTGGGGCTAGCCCTGCTGGTGCTGCTGCGGCCGGTGCCGACGACCTGGATCCTGATCGTCGTCGGCTGCGTGCTGGCGTCGCTGGTCACGCGCCTGGCACGGCAATTCCTGCCGTTCCCGACGTACACCGCGCCCTTCGTGCTGGTGACCTGGGCGGCGTTGCTGACGGCGCACGGGATGGCAGGCAACTCGATCGATCCGCCTCACTCCCCGGTGCCGGTCGAGTCCGCGGGATTCCTGCGGTCTGTGCTGGCTGGCGAGGCCGAGGTGATGCTGGGGGCGAGCTCGCTGACGGGGGCCTTCTTCCTGATCGGCATCGCGTTGAGCGACCCCCGGCACGCCATCCTGGCGCTGGTGGGATCGACGGTCGGTACGCTGACGGCGATGTATCATGGTGACCCCGATCCATCGGTCTCGCTCGGGCTTTACGGCTACAACGCGGCGCTCACGGCGATGGCGGTCTACCTCTGGCGGAGGTCGCTGCTCGTCCCCATCCTGGGGGCGCTCATCTCGGTGCCGTTGACGGAGTTCTTCCCGAAATCGCTCGGCCTGCCCGCGCTCACGGCGCCGTTCGTGGTCGCATCGTGGATTGTCCTCATCGCCGGGATCGTCGAGCGCGAGTTCCTCAGGGAACGGCAGGCACGATAA
- a CDS encoding urease subunit gamma — protein sequence MHLTPRELDKLMIHTLADVSLRRKAKGLKLNHPESMAVICAAALEGAREGKSVEEVMKDAAQVLTKADVMEGVADMISYVQVEAVFTDGSRLVTVHDPIK from the coding sequence ATGCACCTGACGCCGCGCGAGCTCGATAAGCTCATGATCCACACGCTGGCCGACGTCTCCCTGAGGCGCAAGGCCAAAGGGCTGAAGTTGAACCATCCCGAGTCGATGGCCGTGATCTGCGCCGCGGCGCTGGAGGGGGCCCGCGAGGGGAAGTCGGTCGAGGAGGTGATGAAGGACGCCGCCCAGGTCCTGACGAAAGCCGACGTGATGGAGGGGGTGGCCGACATGATCTCCTACGTCCAGGTCGAGGCCGTCTTCACCGACGGCAGCCGTCTTGTGACGGTGCACGACCCCATCAAGTAA
- the ureB gene encoding urease subunit beta → MAEPEFKPGTDETGVGPWLRHPDAAPQATSLSEAPVGGLILGEGDIELNAGRPQTSLEVRNTGDRPIQIGSHFHFFETNRALEFDRPAAFGLRLDIPSGTGVRFEPGDQKTVQLVPMGGKQHCYGFNNLVDGWTGGGPEPDFRPNRITAIAKAEALGFKSSKKA, encoded by the coding sequence ATGGCGGAGCCCGAATTCAAGCCAGGCACCGACGAGACGGGGGTCGGCCCGTGGCTGCGCCACCCCGACGCCGCGCCGCAGGCCACCAGCCTGTCCGAGGCTCCCGTGGGGGGCCTGATCCTGGGCGAAGGGGACATCGAGCTGAACGCGGGGCGCCCCCAGACCAGCCTCGAGGTGCGGAACACCGGCGACCGACCCATCCAGATCGGCTCGCATTTCCACTTCTTCGAGACGAACCGCGCCCTCGAATTCGACCGCCCCGCGGCGTTCGGCCTGCGGCTGGACATCCCCTCGGGGACAGGCGTCCGCTTCGAACCGGGCGACCAGAAGACCGTCCAGCTCGTGCCCATGGGGGGCAAGCAGCACTGCTACGGGTTCAATAACCTGGTCGACGGCTGGACCGGCGGCGGGCCCGAGCCCGACTTCCGGCCGAACCGGATCACGGCGATCGCCAAGGCCGAGGCGCTCGGCTTCAAGTCCTCCAAGAAGGCCTGA
- a CDS encoding urease subunit alpha encodes MSKISKKQYADLYGPTVGDRIRLGDTSLFIQIERDLRNYGDELQYGGGKTLRDGMGSDNQITQAAGCLDMVITNVTILDPLLGVVKADVGIRNGRIVGIGKAGNPSTMDGVTPGLTTGTATDAIAGEHLILTAAGMDAHIHFISPQQAYAALSNGITTLWGGGIGPSDGTNGVTTTNGPWNMEMMLRAAEGLPVNVGFQGKGNCSGRSPLVEQLLAGAAGFKIHEDYGTTPSTIRSCLRVADEFDVCVAIHTDTLNEAGYVEDTIAAFDGRTIHTYHSEGAGGGHAPDLLKVVGQSNVLPSSTNPTLPCGVNSVAELFDMIMVCHNLSPKIPSDVAFAESRVRGETIVAESVLHDMGAISIISSDSQAMGRVGESWLRSIQTADIMKKARGPLPEDSEGNDNERVLRFVAKVTINPALTVGIADTLGSIAPGKMADLVLWEPAFFGAKPKLVLKGGFIAWANMGDPNASLPTCQPMYYRPMFGGFGSAMTETCVTFISKAAFDLGVAQKLDLKRVVKPVYGTRTLTKHDMVRNSYLPKIEVNSQTFAVTVDGVHATIKPPTHISLNQLHFFS; translated from the coding sequence ATGTCGAAGATCTCCAAGAAGCAGTACGCCGACCTGTACGGGCCGACCGTGGGCGACCGGATCAGGTTGGGCGACACCAGCCTGTTCATCCAGATCGAGCGCGACCTGCGCAACTACGGCGACGAGCTGCAATACGGCGGCGGCAAGACCCTGCGCGACGGCATGGGCTCGGACAACCAGATCACCCAGGCGGCCGGCTGCCTGGACATGGTCATCACCAACGTGACCATCCTGGACCCGCTGCTGGGCGTGGTGAAGGCCGACGTGGGGATCCGCAACGGCCGGATCGTGGGCATCGGCAAGGCGGGCAATCCCAGCACCATGGACGGGGTGACGCCTGGGCTGACCACCGGCACCGCCACCGACGCCATCGCCGGCGAGCACCTCATTCTGACCGCCGCCGGGATGGACGCGCACATCCACTTCATCTCGCCGCAGCAGGCCTACGCCGCGCTCAGCAACGGCATCACCACACTTTGGGGGGGAGGAATCGGGCCATCCGACGGGACCAACGGGGTCACCACGACCAACGGCCCCTGGAACATGGAGATGATGCTCCGGGCCGCCGAAGGGCTTCCCGTCAACGTCGGCTTCCAGGGCAAGGGGAACTGCTCGGGCCGGTCCCCGCTCGTCGAGCAGCTACTCGCCGGGGCCGCCGGGTTCAAGATCCACGAGGACTACGGCACGACCCCGTCCACGATCCGCTCCTGCCTGCGCGTTGCCGATGAGTTCGACGTCTGCGTGGCCATCCATACCGACACGCTCAACGAGGCCGGCTACGTCGAGGACACCATCGCCGCCTTCGACGGCCGGACCATCCACACCTACCACAGCGAAGGGGCCGGCGGCGGCCATGCGCCCGACCTCTTAAAGGTGGTCGGGCAGTCGAACGTGCTCCCCAGCTCGACCAACCCGACGCTGCCTTGCGGCGTGAATTCGGTCGCCGAGCTGTTCGACATGATCATGGTCTGCCACAACCTGAGCCCGAAGATCCCGTCGGACGTCGCCTTCGCCGAGAGCCGGGTGCGCGGCGAGACGATCGTGGCCGAGAGCGTGCTGCACGACATGGGGGCCATCTCGATCATCAGCAGCGACTCGCAGGCGATGGGCCGGGTGGGCGAGAGCTGGCTGCGCAGCATCCAGACGGCCGACATCATGAAGAAGGCCCGCGGCCCGCTCCCCGAGGATTCCGAGGGAAATGACAACGAACGCGTGCTCCGCTTCGTGGCCAAAGTCACCATCAACCCCGCGCTCACCGTGGGCATCGCCGACACGCTCGGCTCGATCGCGCCGGGCAAGATGGCCGACCTGGTCCTCTGGGAGCCCGCGTTCTTCGGCGCCAAGCCGAAGCTGGTCCTGAAGGGGGGCTTCATCGCCTGGGCGAACATGGGCGACCCCAACGCCTCGCTGCCCACCTGCCAGCCGATGTATTATCGGCCGATGTTCGGCGGCTTCGGATCGGCGATGACTGAGACGTGCGTGACATTCATCTCGAAGGCCGCGTTCGACCTGGGAGTCGCCCAGAAGCTCGACCTCAAGCGGGTGGTCAAGCCGGTCTACGGGACCCGCACGCTGACCAAGCACGACATGGTCCGCAACAGCTATCTGCCCAAGATCGAGGTGAACTCGCAGACCTTCGCCGTGACGGTCGACGGGGTGCACGCCACGATCAAGCCGCCCACGCATATCTCGCTGAACCAGCTCCATTTCTTCAGCTGA
- the ureE gene encoding urease accessory protein UreE (involved in the assembly of the urease metallocenter; possible nickel donor) — MILVEKPLGNIRDAEWARKLEGAVVDLLHLDQWQAQKNRFRLRSENGTELAVALERSTHLSDGDILAWDEATRTANVARIRLQDVLVIHLDGLLGEPAEILARTCFELGHALGNQHWPAVVKGTTVYVPLTVDRKVMDSVMRTHAFVGIRHEFKPGQEIVPYMAPHESRRLFGGADATPHSHASGLVAPQDPPPTGAVVGP, encoded by the coding sequence ATGATCCTCGTCGAGAAACCGCTGGGAAATATCCGCGATGCCGAGTGGGCGCGGAAGCTGGAAGGGGCGGTCGTCGACCTGCTGCATCTGGACCAGTGGCAGGCGCAGAAGAACAGGTTTCGCCTGAGAAGCGAGAACGGCACCGAATTGGCGGTGGCCCTGGAGCGCTCAACCCACCTGAGCGACGGAGACATCCTGGCCTGGGACGAGGCGACCCGCACCGCAAACGTCGCCCGCATCAGGCTCCAGGACGTCCTGGTGATCCACCTGGACGGATTGCTGGGAGAGCCGGCCGAGATCCTCGCTCGCACCTGCTTCGAGCTCGGCCATGCGCTCGGCAACCAGCACTGGCCGGCCGTGGTGAAGGGGACGACCGTCTATGTTCCCCTGACCGTCGACCGCAAGGTGATGGACTCGGTAATGCGGACCCATGCATTCGTCGGAATTCGTCACGAGTTCAAGCCGGGCCAGGAGATCGTCCCCTACATGGCCCCGCACGAGTCCAGGCGACTCTTCGGCGGCGCCGACGCCACGCCCCACTCGCACGCATCGGGGCTCGTGGCGCCGCAGGATCCTCCGCCGACCGGGGCGGTCGTCGGTCCGTAA
- a CDS encoding urease accessory protein UreF — protein MSIPTDTRPDPVSVPMTDLLGVMRLLQFGDSMLPVGSFSFSNGLESAVQCGLVQDQETLEAFVRTAVRQAGTSDGIALLEAHRGTLAGDLSRVILADHAVFDRKLGEELRTMNTRMGRKLAEMAGRVNGDPAAASWLASIRAGETPGTYPVAQGLVFASMGLDERIAFGVHQYGVASMMLGAALRLMRLDYLDAQAILYRINDGADAAYERAAVAPLEEMASYAPSIDVLAAVHVGAHVRMFMN, from the coding sequence ATGAGTATCCCAACAGACACACGACCTGATCCCGTCTCCGTTCCCATGACGGATCTCCTGGGCGTGATGCGCCTGCTCCAGTTCGGCGACTCGATGCTGCCGGTTGGCTCATTCTCGTTCTCCAACGGGCTCGAATCGGCCGTCCAGTGCGGATTGGTGCAGGACCAAGAAACCCTGGAGGCCTTCGTGCGCACCGCCGTGCGGCAGGCCGGGACGTCCGACGGCATCGCGCTGCTTGAGGCCCATCGAGGCACCCTCGCCGGTGACCTCTCGCGGGTCATCCTGGCCGACCACGCGGTGTTCGACCGCAAGCTGGGCGAAGAACTTCGCACCATGAACACGCGCATGGGTCGCAAGCTGGCGGAGATGGCCGGGCGTGTGAACGGAGACCCGGCCGCCGCGAGTTGGTTGGCCTCGATCCGCGCGGGCGAGACCCCGGGGACCTATCCGGTGGCCCAGGGGCTCGTTTTCGCGTCCATGGGGCTCGACGAGCGGATCGCCTTCGGGGTGCATCAGTACGGCGTGGCGAGCATGATGCTGGGGGCCGCGCTCCGACTGATGAGGCTCGACTATCTCGATGCGCAGGCGATCCTCTATCGGATCAATGACGGGGCCGACGCCGCCTACGAGCGGGCCGCCGTCGCGCCGCTCGAAGAGATGGCGTCGTATGCCCCCTCGATCGACGTGCTGGCGGCCGTGCACGTCGGCGCCCACGTCCGGATGTTCATGAATTAG
- the ureG gene encoding urease accessory protein UreG, with protein MKKITRIGIGGPVGSGKTAIVESITPRLVDLGIRVLIITNDVVTTEDAKQVRRTLKGVLIEERILGVETGACPHTAVREDPSMNLAAVEDMEARFPDTDVVLIESGGDNLTLTFSPALVDYFIYVIDVAAGDKIPRKNGPGITQSDILVINKTDLAPYVGASLEVMDRDSQLMRGGKPHLFTNCKTGEGVDELVHLIRENVLFDLQLKAIKE; from the coding sequence ATGAAGAAGATCACGCGCATCGGAATCGGCGGCCCGGTCGGGTCGGGCAAGACGGCGATCGTCGAGTCGATCACCCCCAGGCTCGTCGATCTCGGGATCCGGGTCCTGATCATCACGAACGACGTGGTGACGACCGAGGACGCCAAGCAGGTCCGCCGCACGCTCAAGGGGGTCTTGATCGAGGAGCGGATCCTCGGCGTCGAGACCGGCGCCTGCCCGCACACCGCCGTCCGCGAAGACCCGAGCATGAATCTGGCCGCCGTCGAGGACATGGAGGCACGCTTCCCCGACACCGACGTCGTCCTCATCGAGAGCGGCGGCGACAACCTGACGCTCACCTTCAGCCCGGCACTCGTCGATTACTTCATCTACGTGATCGACGTGGCGGCCGGCGACAAGATCCCGCGCAAGAATGGCCCGGGCATCACCCAGTCCGACATCCTGGTCATCAACAAGACCGACCTGGCCCCTTACGTCGGCGCGAGCCTTGAGGTGATGGACCGAGACTCGCAGTTGATGAGGGGGGGGAAGCCTCACCTCTTCACCAACTGCAAGACCGGCGAGGGGGTCGACGAACTCGTGCACCTGATCCGCGAGAACGTCCTGTTCGATCTCCAGTTGAAGGCCATCAAAGAGTGA
- a CDS encoding urease accessory protein UreD has product MTPLHLVPELAPYQDEPAQLPSGSLGKDARLRLRFERRGEKSILSHMERKAPLLVQRAIYCDEGLPGIPWVFIITNSGGILQGDRYQIKIEAGPGAIGHVTSQAATKIHEMDANFAAQEQEIILEENSYLEYLPDQIIPFRHSRFLTRTRLNVDPTATLLYSEILMAGRKYYGDGESFEFDLFSSTVRAERPGGKTLFAEKYVIEPHALSPRELGVMGDYDVFGNVILLTPKIHAEAIFAKVRPSFDRSLPWVEGVSRLPNDAGLIFKVLARESSIARARIREFWSIVRPVVAGSPVPAEFLWR; this is encoded by the coding sequence GTGACCCCCCTTCACCTGGTGCCCGAGCTGGCCCCCTATCAGGACGAACCGGCACAGCTCCCGAGCGGCTCCCTCGGGAAGGATGCGCGACTGCGCCTCAGGTTCGAGCGGCGGGGGGAGAAATCGATCCTCTCGCACATGGAACGCAAGGCGCCTCTGCTCGTCCAGCGTGCAATCTACTGCGACGAGGGACTGCCCGGAATCCCCTGGGTGTTCATCATCACCAACTCCGGCGGGATCCTCCAGGGCGACCGATACCAGATCAAGATCGAGGCGGGGCCCGGGGCGATCGGCCACGTCACCAGCCAGGCCGCGACGAAGATCCACGAGATGGACGCCAACTTCGCCGCGCAGGAGCAGGAGATCATCCTGGAGGAGAATTCCTACCTGGAATATCTCCCGGATCAGATCATCCCGTTCCGTCACTCGCGATTCCTGACCCGGACCCGCCTGAACGTCGACCCCACGGCGACCCTGTTGTATTCGGAAATACTGATGGCCGGTCGCAAGTATTACGGCGACGGCGAGTCCTTCGAGTTCGACCTCTTCTCGTCCACCGTCAGGGCCGAGCGTCCCGGCGGGAAGACACTCTTCGCCGAGAAATACGTCATCGAACCGCACGCCCTCAGCCCTCGCGAACTTGGCGTGATGGGCGATTACGACGTTTTCGGCAACGTCATCCTGCTCACTCCGAAGATTCACGCCGAGGCCATCTTCGCCAAGGTGAGGCCGTCGTTCGACCGATCCTTGCCCTGGGTCGAGGGCGTGTCGAGGTTGCCCAACGACGCGGGACTGATCTTCAAGGTGCTGGCCAGGGAGTCGAGCATCGCCCGTGCCCGGATCCGCGAGTTCTGGTCGATCGTCCGGCCCGTGGTCGCGGGCTCTCCGGTGCCTGCGGAATTCCTCTGGCGTTGA
- a CDS encoding ATP-binding protein — protein MSVPMSARPDHTRRPAGPAPLPLRPATARLVLARLAESEREPDDHRSEPDLVAPAAAEIDPGWQLAASRLRQSGPLSPAGLVAETTWWPTLDGPAAEAVETLWRHSVAVMLAARRIAREAGDTDPDRVGRAGLLANLGYWSIAADRPDLLARLLAMANPAERHALEVLELGKDAPSIGLALADRLSCDSLVADAAWLASDERGSLNSGASDALRLSWIQEAHARANQTPWTLAPQARNGAGPTDVRVRLLIAEVQVRCSGNLVADDSSRREEDLSRRHVALTLKHRRLAHDLAAKDRFLDALTSSDPADSPANWAAQAGRLWCEEPGVASARVSWSPESLTPSANPRPPLVVPLSADGQGAEVHLWPEDPADAARLLRHPTLEAWRAWAGRVSDRDRLARRLDAVVHSHRSHLGDETRSKQSDHLGALAEFAAGASHEMNNPLAVILGRAQLLLAATRDADTAKSLRAIIGQAQRAHHILRDLMHVARPAEPRPRSCQPAEIINGCLRDLQHEAQARDIRIQSENRDAGPAAWVDPDPLRQVADALVRNALEASPKGSSISVTTERSLAGLRWTVHDEGRGLSATDASHLFDPFYCGRQAGRGLGLGLPRAARYLERAGGHLAWHSSPGQGTTFVATLPLSPVVRPLPLGEAGPPPSPG, from the coding sequence GTGAGTGTTCCCATGTCCGCGAGGCCCGACCACACGCGTCGGCCAGCAGGCCCGGCCCCCCTGCCCCTCCGTCCCGCGACCGCCCGGCTCGTGCTGGCCAGGCTGGCCGAGTCCGAGCGCGAGCCCGATGACCATCGCAGCGAGCCCGACCTCGTCGCGCCCGCCGCCGCCGAGATCGACCCGGGCTGGCAGCTCGCCGCTTCCCGCCTGCGTCAATCCGGCCCTTTGAGTCCCGCCGGTCTCGTCGCCGAGACCACCTGGTGGCCGACACTCGACGGCCCCGCTGCCGAGGCGGTCGAGACCCTCTGGCGGCACTCCGTCGCCGTGATGCTCGCCGCCAGGCGCATCGCACGAGAAGCGGGTGACACCGATCCCGACCGCGTCGGACGCGCCGGCCTGCTCGCCAATCTCGGCTACTGGTCCATCGCCGCCGACCGTCCGGATCTCCTGGCCAGACTGCTCGCGATGGCCAACCCGGCCGAACGGCATGCGTTGGAAGTCCTCGAGCTGGGCAAGGATGCGCCGTCCATCGGCCTGGCCCTGGCCGATCGGCTTAGCTGCGATTCGCTCGTCGCCGACGCCGCCTGGCTCGCCTCCGACGAGCGAGGATCGCTCAACTCCGGCGCCTCGGACGCCCTGCGCCTGTCCTGGATCCAGGAAGCCCACGCCCGGGCCAACCAGACCCCATGGACCCTCGCACCGCAGGCCCGCAACGGCGCCGGGCCCACCGACGTCCGCGTCCGCCTGCTCATCGCCGAGGTCCAGGTCCGCTGCTCCGGCAACCTGGTCGCCGACGACTCGTCACGCCGCGAGGAAGACCTCTCCCGTCGGCATGTCGCGCTGACGCTGAAGCATCGTCGTCTCGCCCACGACCTCGCCGCCAAGGACCGGTTCCTCGACGCGCTCACCTCGTCCGACCCCGCCGATTCCCCCGCGAACTGGGCCGCTCAAGCGGGGCGCCTGTGGTGTGAAGAACCCGGGGTCGCCAGCGCACGGGTCTCCTGGTCTCCCGAGAGTCTTACCCCGTCGGCCAATCCCAGGCCACCGCTCGTCGTCCCACTTTCGGCCGACGGCCAGGGTGCGGAAGTCCATCTCTGGCCCGAAGATCCGGCCGACGCCGCTCGTCTGCTACGCCACCCGACGCTGGAGGCCTGGCGCGCCTGGGCCGGCCGTGTCAGCGACCGCGACCGGCTTGCTCGCAGGCTCGACGCGGTGGTGCATTCGCATCGGTCGCACCTCGGAGACGAGACCCGGTCGAAGCAGTCGGATCATCTGGGCGCCCTGGCCGAGTTCGCCGCCGGGGCCAGCCATGAGATGAACAACCCGCTTGCCGTCATCCTCGGCCGGGCCCAGCTCCTTCTCGCCGCGACCCGCGACGCCGACACCGCCAAGTCGCTGCGGGCGATCATCGGCCAGGCGCAGCGGGCCCACCACATCCTCCGCGACCTGATGCACGTCGCCCGCCCGGCCGAGCCCAGGCCGCGTTCGTGCCAGCCCGCCGAGATCATCAACGGCTGCCTGCGTGACCTCCAGCACGAGGCGCAGGCCCGCGACATCCGGATCCAGTCCGAGAACCGCGACGCAGGGCCCGCCGCCTGGGTCGACCCCGACCCGCTGCGGCAGGTCGCCGACGCCCTGGTGCGTAACGCCCTGGAAGCGAGCCCCAAGGGATCGAGCATCTCGGTCACGACCGAACGATCCCTCGCCGGCCTGCGGTGGACGGTCCACGACGAAGGACGTGGGCTCTCCGCGACCGACGCCAGCCACCTCTTCGACCCGTTCTATTGCGGTCGACAGGCGGGCCGAGGCCTCGGCCTGGGTTTGCCCCGGGCGGCCCGCTACCTCGAACGAGCGGGGGGCCACCTCGCCTGGCATTCCTCTCCGGGACAGGGGACCACGTTCGTCGCCACGCTCCCGCTCAGCCCGGTCGTCAGGCCGCTTCCCCTCGGCGAGGCGGGCCCACCCCCCAGCCCGGGATAG
- a CDS encoding response regulator, with the protein MKTVFTTGEAAKICKVSQQTIIRCFDSGQLRGFRVPGSRFRRIPRESLFRFMKENSIPTDALESGRRRILVVDDDQAVVDLIVDVLAGDARFETKVVNNGFGAGMLAKEYHPDLIILDVMLPDINGQAVCELIRKDPTMSDIKIICISGLIEEDKIDELRASGADDFLHKPLDIDELLRRICRQLDIETAAS; encoded by the coding sequence ATGAAGACCGTGTTCACGACCGGTGAAGCGGCGAAGATCTGTAAAGTCAGTCAGCAGACCATCATCCGCTGCTTCGACTCGGGCCAGCTACGCGGATTTCGCGTCCCTGGCTCGCGCTTTCGCCGCATCCCACGCGAGTCGCTCTTCCGGTTCATGAAGGAAAACAGCATCCCCACCGACGCCCTCGAAAGCGGCCGGCGGCGGATCCTCGTGGTCGACGACGACCAGGCTGTTGTCGACCTGATCGTCGACGTGCTCGCCGGCGACGCCCGGTTCGAGACCAAGGTCGTGAATAACGGATTCGGCGCCGGGATGCTCGCCAAGGAGTATCACCCCGACCTGATCATCCTCGACGTGATGCTCCCCGACATCAACGGCCAGGCCGTCTGCGAGCTGATCCGCAAAGACCCGACGATGTCGGACATCAAGATCATCTGCATCTCGGGCTTGATCGAGGAAGACAAGATTGACGAGCTGCGGGCATCCGGGGCCGATGATTTCCTCCACAAGCCGCTCGACATCGATGAACTCCTCCGGCGAATCTGCCGACAACTAGACATTGAGACCGCGGCAAGCTGA